One Pseudomonas rhizophila DNA window includes the following coding sequences:
- the mdcH gene encoding malonate decarboxylase subunit epsilon translates to MSSLLVFPGQGAQRAGMLQGVSPQLLELACEVLGENVRQLDSTEALQSTRAVQLCLLIAGVAAARQLLEQAPVPDYVAGLSIGAYPAAVVAGALGFDDALRLVSLRGELMQQAYPRGYGMTAIIGLDLATVEALLAQVHSAMTPVYLANINADNQVVIAGSDEAMASVAERARRQGAAKACRLAVSVPSHCPLLEVPARALAQAFADVPLKAPALGYLSGSRARPVVNTDALREDLAFNMCRVVDWRGTVQSAYERGVRLQIELPPGAVLTGLARRVFEQGTVIAFDGARLDTLQTLLREEGRRRP, encoded by the coding sequence GTGAGCAGCCTTTTGGTATTCCCCGGCCAGGGTGCGCAGCGAGCGGGCATGCTCCAGGGCGTGTCGCCGCAACTGCTGGAACTGGCCTGTGAAGTGCTGGGCGAAAACGTACGACAGCTGGACAGCACCGAGGCGTTGCAATCGACCCGAGCCGTACAACTGTGTCTGTTGATCGCGGGTGTCGCGGCGGCCCGGCAATTGTTGGAACAGGCACCTGTGCCGGATTACGTCGCGGGCCTGTCCATCGGCGCGTACCCGGCGGCGGTGGTGGCTGGTGCGCTGGGGTTCGATGATGCATTGCGCCTGGTCAGCCTGCGTGGCGAACTGATGCAGCAGGCGTATCCGCGAGGCTACGGCATGACGGCGATCATCGGCCTTGATCTGGCGACAGTGGAGGCGTTGCTCGCGCAGGTACACAGCGCCATGACGCCGGTTTACCTGGCCAACATCAATGCCGATAACCAGGTGGTCATCGCTGGCAGTGACGAGGCCATGGCCAGCGTTGCCGAGAGAGCACGCCGCCAGGGCGCCGCGAAAGCGTGTCGGCTGGCGGTGAGCGTACCGTCCCACTGCCCGTTGCTGGAGGTCCCGGCCCGGGCACTGGCCCAGGCGTTTGCCGACGTGCCGTTGAAAGCGCCCGCTTTGGGTTATCTGAGCGGCAGTCGTGCCCGGCCCGTGGTGAACACCGACGCCTTGCGTGAGGACCTGGCCTTCAACATGTGCCGCGTGGTGGATTGGCGCGGCACCGTGCAAAGCGCCTACGAGCGAGGCGTGCGGTTACAGATCGAACTGCCACCCGGTGCGGTTTTGACGGGACTGGCGCGTCGGGTGTTCGAGCAGGGCACCGTCATTGCCTTCGACGGTGCGCGCCTGGACACCTTGCAGACGTTGCTCAGAGAGGAGGGACGCCGCCGACCCTAA
- a CDS encoding LysR family transcriptional regulator, producing the protein MLIDEELTLKKLEVFLAFMRTGNLARAAAELQTSNVSVHRAIHSLESALRCPLFKHEGRNLTPLESAYVLEERTQKLIQDVIESVRLTREAAGFSAERFKLGSLYSLTVKTVPQLIMGLKIRRSELNIDLILGSNIDLLYKLKNMEVDAILISLDDSVNDPDCEHIELFSDDIFLATPADSAFAQRSEVDLAEVCNETFITLTQGFATHQDGNRVFKQAGFEPKVAMQVNDIFTLLSMVSSGVGYALLPGRIAAVYENRVKLIPLQEKYRLQQHIGVVFLKAKERDPNLLALLAECRMYANRQA; encoded by the coding sequence ATGCTGATCGACGAAGAATTGACCCTGAAAAAACTCGAGGTGTTCCTGGCGTTCATGCGCACCGGCAATCTTGCGCGGGCGGCGGCCGAGTTGCAGACCAGCAACGTCAGCGTACACCGGGCCATTCACTCGTTGGAAAGCGCCTTGCGTTGCCCGTTGTTCAAGCACGAGGGCCGCAACCTCACCCCCCTGGAAAGCGCTTACGTGCTGGAAGAACGCACACAGAAGCTGATCCAGGACGTGATCGAAAGCGTGCGCCTGACCCGTGAAGCCGCCGGGTTTTCCGCGGAGCGGTTCAAGCTCGGCTCGCTGTATTCACTGACGGTCAAGACCGTGCCGCAGTTGATCATGGGCCTGAAAATCCGCCGCAGCGAACTGAACATCGACCTGATCCTGGGCTCGAACATCGACCTGCTGTACAAGCTCAAGAACATGGAGGTGGACGCCATCCTGATCTCCCTGGACGACAGCGTGAACGACCCTGACTGCGAGCATATCGAGCTGTTTTCAGACGACATTTTTCTCGCCACGCCAGCCGATTCAGCCTTCGCCCAACGCAGTGAAGTGGACCTGGCCGAAGTGTGCAACGAAACCTTCATCACCCTCACCCAGGGCTTCGCCACTCATCAGGATGGTAATCGAGTGTTCAAGCAGGCGGGGTTCGAGCCGAAGGTGGCGATGCAGGTCAACGACATCTTCACCCTGCTGAGCATGGTCAGCTCCGGGGTCGGTTATGCCTTGCTGCCGGGACGGATTGCGGCGGTGTATGAAAACCGGGTGAAACTGATCCCGTTGCAGGAAAAGTATCGGCTTCAGCAGCACATCGGCGTGGTATTCCTGAAGGCCAAGGAGCGCGATCCGAATTTGCTGGCGTTGCTGGCGGAGTGCCGGATGTATGCCAATCGCCAGGCTTGA
- a CDS encoding malonate decarboxylase holo-ACP synthase: MVSTFLAHDLLWGMTPQALPADAPAWVIESLSLEQPVVVRRAITAPGHIAVGVRGVSREQRYATSMPVAAIQRRVRPEDLCHVALRRDLPALQALAQVRPMLDASGWIWGVSGSAGFELASGIQALHARSDLDLILRTPDPLDRIQARDLLAQLDGSTCAVDMQLQTPFGAVALREWAGSARRVLLKDNLQARLVTDPWQPALEQVA, encoded by the coding sequence GTGGTGAGCACCTTCCTGGCCCACGACCTGCTATGGGGAATGACTCCACAGGCGTTGCCTGCGGATGCGCCGGCGTGGGTCATTGAGTCCTTGAGCCTTGAGCAGCCGGTGGTGGTGCGGCGAGCGATCACCGCGCCGGGACACATTGCCGTGGGCGTGCGAGGCGTCTCGCGGGAACAGCGTTACGCCACGTCGATGCCGGTGGCGGCGATCCAGCGCCGGGTGCGCCCGGAGGACCTTTGCCATGTCGCATTGCGCCGTGACTTGCCGGCGTTGCAGGCGCTCGCTCAAGTGCGGCCAATGCTGGATGCCAGCGGCTGGATCTGGGGCGTCAGCGGCAGCGCCGGATTTGAACTGGCCAGTGGCATCCAGGCGCTGCATGCACGCAGCGATCTGGACTTGATCCTGCGCACACCGGATCCGCTGGATCGTATCCAGGCCAGGGATTTGTTGGCACAACTGGACGGTTCGACGTGCGCCGTGGACATGCAACTGCAAACCCCCTTCGGCGCCGTCGCCCTGCGCGAGTGGGCCGGCTCGGCGCGGCGGGTATTGCTCAAGGATAATCTTCAGGCGCGTCTGGTGACCGATCCATGGCAACCGGCGCTGGAGCAAGTGGCGTGA
- a CDS encoding biotin-independent malonate decarboxylase subunit beta: protein MTDSAALLNKHSFVELGARQRAKALLDNGSFRELLDPFQRVMSPWLLRQGVVPQSDDGVVIAKGLLDGLPVVIAAIEGAFQGGSLGEVGGAKIAGALELAAEDNRKGIPTRAVLLLETGGVRLQEANLGLAAIAEIHSAIVDLRQYQPVIGVVAGSVGCFGGMSIAAGLCSYLLVTQEARLGLNGPQVIEQEAGIDEYDSRDRPFIWSLTGGEQRFATGLVDRYVADDVAQIREQVSQLLQLGVPAEHRSGQAEVFLQRLARLDTEVQIEPAAVRQLYQGERP from the coding sequence ATGACTGACAGCGCCGCGTTGCTCAACAAACACAGCTTCGTCGAGCTGGGTGCCCGGCAACGGGCCAAGGCCTTGCTGGATAACGGTTCGTTCCGTGAGCTGCTCGACCCCTTTCAGCGAGTCATGTCGCCGTGGCTGCTGCGCCAGGGCGTGGTGCCGCAAAGCGACGACGGTGTGGTGATCGCCAAGGGTTTGCTGGATGGCCTGCCGGTGGTGATCGCGGCCATCGAAGGCGCGTTCCAGGGCGGCAGCCTTGGCGAAGTCGGCGGGGCGAAGATCGCCGGCGCGCTGGAGCTGGCCGCTGAAGACAACCGCAAGGGCATCCCGACCCGCGCCGTGTTGCTGCTGGAAACCGGCGGCGTGCGTCTGCAAGAGGCCAATCTGGGGCTGGCGGCGATTGCCGAGATTCATTCGGCGATTGTCGACTTGCGCCAGTACCAGCCCGTCATCGGTGTGGTGGCCGGCAGCGTCGGTTGTTTTGGCGGCATGTCCATCGCCGCCGGGCTGTGCAGCTATCTGCTGGTGACCCAGGAAGCGCGACTGGGCCTGAACGGTCCGCAAGTGATCGAGCAGGAAGCCGGGATCGACGAATACGATTCCCGTGATCGGCCGTTCATCTGGAGCCTGACCGGCGGTGAGCAACGCTTCGCCACCGGGTTGGTGGACCGCTATGTGGCTGATGACGTGGCGCAGATCCGCGAGCAAGTCAGCCAGTTGTTGCAGTTGGGTGTACCCGCCGAGCACCGCAGCGGTCAGGCCGAGGTGTTCCTGCAACGTTTGGCCCGACTGGACACTGAAGTGCAAATCGAACCGGCCGCGGTTCGCCAGCTGTATCAGGGAGAACGCCCATGA
- the mdcE gene encoding biotin-independent malonate decarboxylase subunit gamma, which yields MNSYSLRGLRWFAALSDGATPLAGLPASLKVADVTLGEQNVRLLAVVADPDSRFPRARNGEVGLLEGWGLAKAVDEAIDADRDASSKRALIAIVDVPSQAYGRREEALGIHQALAGAADSYARARLAGHPVIGLLVGKAMSGAFLAHGYQANRLIALRDPGVMVHAMGKASAARVTLRSVEELEALAASVPPMAYDIDSFASLGLLWETLSVEQIEQPNAADLARVRDCLQQAINEVAGAPRDLSSRLGATHRAASSTVRQLLRAQW from the coding sequence ATGAATTCGTATTCGTTGAGAGGCTTGCGCTGGTTCGCGGCTCTGAGCGACGGCGCCACGCCGTTGGCAGGATTGCCCGCTTCTCTGAAAGTGGCCGACGTCACGTTGGGCGAGCAGAACGTGCGGCTGTTGGCCGTCGTGGCCGATCCCGATAGCCGTTTCCCTCGTGCCCGCAACGGCGAAGTCGGTTTGCTGGAAGGCTGGGGCTTGGCCAAGGCCGTGGATGAGGCTATTGACGCCGACCGTGATGCGTCCAGCAAGCGCGCGCTGATTGCCATCGTCGATGTGCCGAGCCAGGCCTATGGTCGTCGCGAAGAAGCCCTCGGCATTCATCAGGCCCTGGCCGGTGCCGCAGACAGTTATGCCCGAGCGCGGCTGGCCGGGCATCCGGTGATTGGTTTGCTGGTGGGCAAGGCGATGTCCGGGGCGTTCCTGGCCCACGGTTATCAGGCCAACCGGTTGATCGCCTTGCGTGATCCGGGTGTGATGGTCCACGCCATGGGCAAGGCCTCGGCGGCGCGGGTAACCCTGCGCAGCGTCGAAGAGCTTGAAGCCCTGGCCGCCAGCGTGCCGCCGATGGCCTACGACATCGACAGTTTCGCCAGCCTCGGTTTGCTCTGGGAAACCCTGTCGGTGGAGCAGATCGAACAGCCAAACGCGGCGGATCTGGCACGGGTCAGGGATTGTCTGCAACAGGCGATCAACGAAGTGGCAGGTGCGCCTCGGGACCTGAGCAGCCGTCTCGGGGCGACGCATCGTGCGGCTTCCAGCACCGTTCGCCAATTGTTGAGAGCGCAGTGGTGA
- a CDS encoding triphosphoribosyl-dephospho-CoA synthase produces the protein MHAFNLQPKKLSLAERLADMAVDALIDEADLSPKPALVDRRGNGAHTDLHLGLMHASALSLWPAFKEMADAALECGEIGLPLREALGRIGREGEAAMLATTDGVNTHRGAIWALGLLVAAAALEPESSVASAVTLRAARLALLNDRYAPKPFSHGAQVAQRYGVRGAREEAQLAFPAVTGLGLPQLKRSRAAGAGEQNARLDALLAIMTTLADTCVLYRAGEPGLQAMQHGARAVLDAGGSASLGGRRQLHALDQQLIAMNASPGGAADLLAACLFLDRIERGDGLFPGVC, from the coding sequence ATGCACGCCTTCAACCTGCAACCGAAAAAATTGTCCTTGGCCGAGCGCTTGGCGGATATGGCCGTGGACGCGCTGATCGACGAAGCCGACCTGTCACCCAAACCGGCCCTGGTGGATCGGCGCGGCAATGGCGCCCACACCGATCTGCACTTGGGGCTGATGCACGCTTCGGCGCTGTCGCTGTGGCCGGCATTCAAGGAAATGGCCGACGCCGCCCTTGAATGCGGCGAGATCGGCCTGCCGTTGCGCGAAGCCCTTGGGCGGATCGGCCGTGAGGGGGAAGCGGCGATGCTCGCTACCACCGATGGTGTGAACACCCACCGCGGCGCGATCTGGGCGTTGGGGTTGTTGGTGGCTGCGGCCGCGCTGGAACCTGAATCCAGCGTCGCCAGCGCCGTCACCTTACGTGCCGCCCGCCTGGCCTTGCTCAACGATCGCTACGCCCCCAAACCTTTCAGCCATGGCGCTCAAGTGGCCCAACGCTACGGCGTGCGCGGTGCCCGGGAAGAAGCGCAACTGGCATTCCCGGCCGTCACCGGCCTGGGCCTGCCACAACTCAAGCGCAGTCGCGCGGCGGGGGCGGGAGAACAGAACGCCCGGCTCGATGCCTTGTTGGCGATCATGACGACGTTGGCCGACACCTGCGTGCTCTACCGCGCCGGTGAGCCAGGTTTGCAGGCCATGCAGCACGGTGCCAGAGCGGTGCTCGACGCCGGTGGCAGTGCCAGCCTGGGCGGTCGTCGCCAGTTGCATGCGCTGGACCAACAACTGATTGCCATGAACGCCTCGCCCGGCGGCGCTGCTGACTTGCTCGCCGCCTGCCTGTTCCTCGACCGTATCGAGCGCGGCGATGGCCTCTTCCCAGGAGTGTGCTGA
- the madL gene encoding malonate transporter subunit MadL, whose amino-acid sequence MIIYGVAFLAFCTLAGIFIGELLGKLIGVPANVGGVGIAMLLLIGLGSYLSKRGLFKGKSEAGVEFWSAIYIPIVVAMAAQQNVYGALKGGPMAILAGTLAVVIAFAMVPVLVRIGNKGPETDVSAKTVG is encoded by the coding sequence ATGATTATTTACGGTGTGGCGTTTTTGGCCTTTTGTACCCTGGCGGGTATTTTCATCGGTGAGCTGCTGGGCAAACTGATCGGCGTGCCGGCCAACGTCGGCGGTGTCGGCATTGCGATGCTGCTGTTGATCGGCCTGGGCAGTTACCTGAGCAAACGCGGCCTGTTCAAGGGCAAATCCGAAGCCGGCGTGGAATTCTGGAGTGCGATCTACATTCCTATCGTGGTCGCGATGGCGGCCCAGCAAAACGTCTATGGCGCGCTCAAGGGCGGGCCAATGGCGATTCTGGCTGGGACCCTGGCGGTGGTGATTGCCTTTGCGATGGTGCCGGTGCTGGTGCGCATCGGCAACAAAGGGCCTGAAACCGATGTTTCCGCCAAGACAGTCGGGTGA
- the madM gene encoding malonate transporter subunit MadM — translation MYESMMKVITGYGLLSGFAIVGITMWVSYWISDTFTKGRLHGSAIAILLGLVLSYIGGAMTGGQKGVVDIPLLSGIGLLGGAMLRDFAIVATAFGVSVEELKRAGFVGVLALFVGVATSFIAGVGVAMAFGYTDAVSLTTIGAGAVTYIVGPVTGAAIGASSEVMALSIAAGLIKAILVMVATPFVAPFIGLNNPRSAVIFGGLMGTSSGVAGGLAATDPKLVPYGCLTAAFYTALGCLLGPSLLYLIMRGLLG, via the coding sequence ATGTACGAATCAATGATGAAAGTGATCACCGGCTACGGTCTGCTCAGTGGCTTTGCGATTGTCGGCATCACCATGTGGGTGTCGTACTGGATCAGCGACACGTTCACCAAGGGCCGCCTGCACGGTTCGGCCATCGCGATTCTCCTGGGGTTGGTGCTGTCGTACATCGGCGGTGCGATGACCGGCGGGCAGAAGGGTGTAGTAGACATTCCGCTGCTCTCGGGCATCGGCCTGCTGGGCGGCGCCATGCTGCGTGACTTCGCCATAGTAGCCACGGCGTTCGGCGTGAGTGTCGAGGAACTCAAGCGCGCCGGTTTCGTCGGAGTGCTGGCGTTGTTCGTCGGGGTGGCCACCTCGTTCATCGCCGGTGTCGGAGTGGCGATGGCCTTCGGTTACACCGACGCGGTGAGCCTGACCACCATCGGCGCCGGAGCGGTGACCTACATCGTCGGGCCGGTCACTGGCGCGGCGATCGGTGCCAGTTCCGAGGTAATGGCGCTGTCCATCGCCGCCGGTTTGATCAAGGCGATCCTGGTGATGGTGGCGACGCCGTTCGTGGCACCTTTTATTGGCCTTAACAATCCGCGCAGTGCGGTGATCTTTGGCGGGTTGATGGGCACTTCCAGCGGCGTGGCCGGCGGCCTGGCGGCCACCGATCCGAAACTGGTGCCGTATGGTTGCCTGACGGCGGCGTTCTACACGGCGCTCGGGTGCTTGCTCGGGCCTTCGCTGTTGTATCTGATCATGCGGGGGTTGTTGGGCTAA
- a CDS encoding malonate decarboxylase subunit delta — MQTLSFEFPAGQPPRGRALVGCVGSGDLEVLIEPGLAGKLTIQVQTSVNGSEQRWQHLFARMFDGQMPPALAIDIHDFGATPGVVRLRLEQGFEEIGHD, encoded by the coding sequence ATGCAAACCTTATCCTTTGAATTTCCCGCCGGGCAGCCGCCACGGGGCCGGGCGCTGGTGGGCTGTGTCGGCTCGGGCGACCTGGAAGTGCTGATCGAGCCGGGCCTGGCGGGCAAGTTGACCATTCAGGTGCAGACCTCGGTCAACGGCAGTGAACAACGCTGGCAACACCTGTTCGCCCGCATGTTCGACGGCCAGATGCCGCCGGCCCTGGCGATCGACATCCACGATTTCGGCGCCACCCCCGGGGTGGTGCGTTTGCGCCTGGAACAGGGCTTCGAGGAGATCGGCCATGACTGA